One Setaria italica strain Yugu1 chromosome I, Setaria_italica_v2.0, whole genome shotgun sequence DNA window includes the following coding sequences:
- the LOC101753032 gene encoding lysine-specific histone demethylase 1 homolog 1 encodes MEEGSEAQPPHPPNAEAVEQPPPVPMDQDEGREAAAEPMEDGEAATADASEAADPMEDGEAAGDSAAAAEPMEDDAPTSSPTPSAPSATAAVDDSTIARKRRRRKKQFPGMIPTAGVRVLRGSSSSYTHNASHLTGVPRRRGRPPTSSSLRLARELDSEALIALAAGFPADSLSEDEIAASVLPRIGGAEQSNYLVVRNHIVALWRSNPLSPVAANAALASIRSEHAPLVAAAHSFLSEHAYINFGLAPAVLSLPPRPPPSFPPPSVLIVGAGLAGLGAARHLIALGFKVAVIEGRLRPGGRVFTKTMRSSAAEYPDTVAAADLGGSVLTGINGNPLGVIARQLGFPLHKVRDKCPLYLPDGRPVDPDMDARVEAAFNQLLDKVCQLRQVIADGVPHGVDLSLGMALEAFRAAHGVAAEHEERMLLDWHLANLEYANAAPLADLSMAFWDQDDPYEMGGDHCFIPGGNSQFVRALADGIPIFYGQNVRRIQYGCDGVMVHTDKQSFRGDMVLCTVPLGVLKKGNIKFVPELPAQKKEAIQRLGFGLLNKVVMLFPYDFWDGRIDTFGHLTEDSGQRGEFFLFYSYSSVSGGPLLIALVAGESAVKFEQASPMENVEKVLETLRKIFSPKGIEVPNPLQAICTRWGTDSFTYGSYSYVAIGASGDDYDILAESVHDRVFFAGEATNRRYPATMHGALLSGYREAANILRAARRRAKKVDSPEKMDINVEVKVDANGEVKGNVKDIDSNIDLDDLFRSPDAAFGGFSVLHDPSTSEPDSISLLRVGIGARKLGSGSLFLYGLIMRKNVAVLAAVEGDERRLSTMYRDFGTRLVGLDSLGDAGESLISRIKAAARKQYKKYAWMVNSHL; translated from the coding sequence ATGGAGGAAGGCAGCGAGGCGCAGCCACCGCACCCACCCAACGCCGAAGCCGTGGAGCAGCCACCCCCCGTCCCAATGGACCAAGACGAGGGCCGGGAAGCAGCCGCGGAACCCATGGAGGACGGAGAAGCCGCCACCGCAGATGCCTCCGAGGCTGCGGATCCCATGGAGGACGGGGAAGCGGCAGGAgactccgcggcggccgcggagcccATGGAGGACGACGCGCCCACGTCCTCCCCGACCCCGTCGGCGCCATCCGCCACCGCGGCCGTCGACGACTCCACCATCGCGCGGAAGCGCCGCCGGCGGAAGAAGCAGTTCCCTGGTATGATTCCCACGGCCGGCGTCCGCGTCCTCCGtggatcctcctcctcctacacCCACAACGCGTCGCATCTGACcggcgtcccgcgccgccgggggcggcccccgacctcctcctccctccgcctcgcccgggaGCTCGACTCCGAGGCCCTCATCGCTCTCGCCGCGGGGTTCCCTGCGGACTCCCTCTCCGAGGACGAGATCGCGGCCTCCGTGCTCCCACGCATTGGCGGCGCCGAGCAGTCCAACTACCTCGTCGTTCGCAACCACATCGTCGCGCTCTGGCGCTCTAATCCCCTTTCCCCCGTCGCAGCCAACGCCGCGCTTGCTTCCATTCGCTCTGAGCACGCGCCCCTTGTTGCCGCGGCGCATTCCTTCCTGTCCGAGCACGCTTACATCAATTTTGGCCTTGCCCCCGCTGTCCTCTCGCTtcccccacggcctcctccctcctttcCTCCCCCATCCGTCCTCATTGTTGGTGCTGGCCTTGCCGGTCTCGGCGCCGCACGCCACCTCATAGCATTAGGCTTCAAGGTGGCCGTCATTGAAGGTCGGCTCCGTCCGGGCGGCCGTGTGTTTACCAAGACAATGCGTTCTTCTGCTGCAGAGTATCCTGacactgttgctgctgctgatctTGGAGGCAGCGTGCTCACCGGAATCAATGGGAATCCCCTTGGTGTCATTGCACGGCAGCTTGGATTCCCGCTCCACAAGGTGCGGGACAAATGCCCACTGTATCTCCCAGATGGCCGCCCAGTTGACCCTGACATGGATGCTCGTGTTGAGGCTGCTTTTAACCAGCTTCTGGACAAGGTTTGCCAGTTGAGGCAGGTGATTGCAGATGGTGTACCACATGGTGTTGATTTGTCCCTAGGCATGGCACTTGAGGCATTCCGAGCAGCGCATGGTGTTGCTGCTGAGCATGAAGAAAGGATGCTTCTGGACTGGCATCTGGCAAACCTGGAGTATGCTAACGCTGCCCCTCTTGCTGATCTCTCCATGGCCTTCTGGGACCAGGATGATCCATATGAAATGGGTGGAGATCACTGCTTTATTCCTGGTGGAAATTCTCAGTTTGTCCGTGCACTTGCTGATGGCATCCCAATATTCTATGGACAGAATGTGCGAAGGATACAGTATGGGTGCGATGGTGTGATGGTGCACACTGATAAGCAGTCGTTCCGTGGTGATATGGTGCTCTGTACAGTTCCGCTTGGCGTGCTCAAGAAGGGTAACATCAAGTTTGTGCCTGAGCTGCCAGCTCAGAAGAAAGAGGCCATCCAAAGATTGGGTTTTGGTCTGCTCAACAAGGTTGTGATGTTGTTCCCTTATGATTTCTGGGATGGTAGGATTGATACATTTGGTCACTTGACAGAAGACTCTGGTCAGCGTGGCGAGTTCTTCCTGTTCTACAGCTATTCTTCTGTCTCAGGAGGGCCATTGCTCATTGCCCTTGTTGCTGGGGAATCTGCAGTCAAGTTTGAGCAGGCTTCACCAATGGAAAATGTTGAGAAGGTGCTGGAAACACTTAGGAAAATCTTTTCACCCAAGGGGATCGAAGTTCCAAACCCATTGCAAGCAATATGCACTCGATGGGGCACTGACAGCTTTACTTATGGATCATACTCATATGTGGCTATTGGCGCTTCTGGTGATGACTATGACATTTTGGCTGAGAGTGTGCATGATAGAGTTTTCTTTGCTGGGGAGGCAACAAACAGACGGTATCCCGCTACAATGCACGGAGCCCTGCTTAGTGGGTATAGGGAGGCTGCTAACATTTTAAGAGCAGCTAGAAGGAGAGCTAAAAAGGTGGACTCTCCTGAGAAAATGGATATTAATGTTGAAGTAAAAGTGGATGCCAACGGTGAAGTCAAAGGCAATGTTAAAGATATAGATAGCAACATTGATTTGGATGATCTCTTCCGTTCTCCTGATGCTGCATTTGGGGGGTTCTCAGTTCTCCATGACCCATCTACCTCTGAACCCGATTCAATTTCCTTGCTGCGTGTTGGAATTGGTGCTAGAAAGTTAGGTTCTGGTTCACTTTTCCTCTATGGATTAATAATGCGAAAGAATGTAGCTGTGTTGGCTGCAGTTGAGGGTGATGAACGACGGTTGAGTACAATGTACCGAGATTTTGGGACAAGACTTGTGGGATTGGATAGCTTGGGTGATGCTGGAGAAAGCCTTATCTCTCGGATAAAGGCTGCTGCTAGGAAACAATACAAAAAGTATGCTTGGATGGTCAACTCTCACCTGTAA